The stretch of DNA CAGcagtatacatacagtatagttCAAGAGAATTGTTACGGGTGTAGCAGGAATGGATGCAGAGCAAGAAATTGAAGAAGCTCTGGAGCGCGGAACAGGCATAGGTTTTATTTCCTTAGCTTGCAAATCTAGACGGTGCAGTTTAATATCACAATCTGCTTCTACCTCCACAACTTTAAGTTTCAAGCGTAAATTTTCATTCTCCTGTTGTTTAACTTTAAGTTCTAACTCTTTTAAACGAATGGCTTGCACAGGATCAAGATTCACACGTTCAGTATTTATACCAGAAACAACCTCCTCAGCCACAGCTTTCGCCACAACTACAGGTTGTTCTTCACCTTCAACATCTGGTAAAATACCATTGCGCACAAGCTGTTCAAACAGAATATCCTTAATTACCTGCTTTTTGTCTTTTGGTACCTCTATATTATAGAATTCTGCAATCAAAATTAGATCCTTTTTTCTACACTTATGAAAGACCCCTGTGGTGGGAGAAAGGGTAAATGCCAACAAATCAAACTCCATTTCTTATCACACAAAAAAGCGAAGACAGCAAAAACCAGACATctagagagaaaagagaaattGTACTCACCGCACAAAGTagtcacttaaaaataaaaacggccGGATGAGCCCCCACTTGTTACGAACCTCCCAGGTTGTCTAGGGGTAGGAGGATGTAACaattgggggctcgtccggccgtttttatttttaagcgaCTACTTCGTTCGGAAAGAAAAAAGATACTgaaaaaatatcatatttttgaataatacCAAACTAACCTGTAGCAGTTGTTGTTATATTTATTGTAGCTGCCTAATACAGTAAGAGAGGCTGTTCCTAAAGAATAGGAGAAAAAGATCTGAGCTCCTGCTTCCATCCAAACCTAAATGCACAACACATTAGAAGTGAGGACTTGGGAAGGGGTTCAAGAATTGTAAAATTAATGCTAGTTTGATGTCCGCAAAATTTCAATTTTGTTTTGCTACTTTTAACAAGAAAATAACATACTTTTTACTggatgtaaatgtaattaaaaatactatgcaaaaacatttatttatacagtaatATCAACTGATCTAGTCTTTGTATAACAGTCAGGCTTGggagggttactttaaaaatgtattccgttacagttacaaattacttcataaaaaaagtattcagtaacgtaatccaagtaccacaatatgaaagtaatgtaatttgatttcttttggattacttcaaggacatatatatatatatatatatatatatataaagaaagaaagaaagagaaatttgGGGGGGATCAACTTTactataaataaattgcatttttaaatttaattttaattatttcttctcaatttctgcaagtttttaaattttacacattccatacttttgaatgggtctcaacaataaaaatattttacaaatctgataaattatctattgcaatattattgttgttgttgtttagagcttaaaaatataaaagtcacatcagatcataaacaaactgaacaagctcggatcaaacatttctgtttatgtttgttctgctttaattttaatgtttagcattttggttacttttaaaacctaataaactaagcaatcatgtctcatttccacaacttgggaacacacagccctgaatatatatatatatatatatatatatatatataggggctattcagacatctagtggctacagtatggtattacagataattttttagtcctttgataaagaaagtgttttcgtAGCTGGAAGGCAAAGTTTGCACTGTAAAACCAcgttgtttgcattttcttctttgaaaacatAATAGCAGCGAAATTTCCATGAACTGAAAGCGTTTTTCCCAGCGTGAAGCATCGTTTCAActagcagcagtgattcaatctGCGTCTGAAGAGATTGTAGACGGGTGTTATTTGCGCATGCACCAGCGGGTGGCTCACGTGAGTCATCACTggcaacagaaccaggaaatactgtataatcaagcagcgcttaatatgtgttattatgtcaaaataatgatttatttagttttaaatgaaacgattgtaatcctgatagtattccccctttttttccaaaatgtaactgtaatctgattactacattttttgacgtaactgtaacgaattacagttactggatttttgtatcctTATTACGTAACGCCGttacatgtattccgttactccccaaccctgaTAACAGTTATTGAGCCTGATGCCAGAAAAGGGCAGATGGTTGATTACCTGTGGGTCAGCGAGACGAGCCGGTTCAGGGTACAAATAAAACACAACCCCCTGCAGAGCTCCAGGAAGAGTCAACCCACGAATTAGCAACACCAGTAGCATCACATAAGGAAATGTGGCTGTGAAATACACCACCTACAGTACAGGCACAAACAAGAAAGGGTAAAAATTACACgcatttgaataataataataagtttactTACAAGTTTAATTTTACTTACAAGTAATTTCAATAAACAGCAAAATACTTTACTGACATTCACTAATAatgaatacaaatataaattaatataaaaactgtaaatgcaGAAGAATCAAGGACCAAGAATTATtgaattttgacattttgagaaatgtttacTGTGATAAGACAAAATTCTCTTCAATGATATTTTTGCACACCTTGCCTGTAGATTTGATTCCTTTCCAGACACAGAAATAACATATGATCCACACTGCAATGAGACACAGAAGAATCTCCCAGTTGATTTTACCAATCTCCTCAATACCTCCAGATAGAGCCAGCACTCTGTGTCTATAAAATTTAATGAGAGAAAGCAACAATATGGCTTTATAATTTGCTAATAATTTGGAATGTTCTTGCAAgatatgattttattattatcaattgtTATCATGGTCAGTTTATTTACTTCCAGAACTCAGTAACTGCAGAGGTTGAATTAATCAGCGTTGTCCAGTTTAGGGTCAGATTCTTTGCAGCGAGATTTACACAATCATCTAAGACAAAGAaggaggagaagaagaaaaaacagttTGCAAACCCCTGGTTCAGCATATTTAGATACATTTGGCAGATGTTACTTCTTTAGGTGAGTTTTGTTTCAAATTATCACCTGTGTTCCAGGTGTTGTCACAGCTGTCCCATGGCAGTTGGGAGCTGAAAGAAAAGATGAGGTAGAAAAATGCCCAGGCCAGAATGATGATGTAATGCATGCAGCTGTACAGCACTATCAGCTGTCCTGCATAGCCAATACCTGACGAAAGCAAACAGATACTTCACCAGCAATGAAGTTATTGACCCACtgaattaagttatttttaagtaaccaaattaagttttttttttttaatgtataatagATTGCACATTCAGAGATTTACATAAATTGAAAGCAAAGAAATCAagtttagaagaaaaaaaaaacaacaaaacaatattgTTGTATAGAACACAAATAATATGACTGAATAAATCTATCAATTTTCAGTCCAGTGACGAATGCAAAGGCTTGAACAAAATGCagtgtatttattaaattaaactcAGGTAATCCAATACTGGCAAACTCAACAAAACAACATACAAGGCACAAACAATACTGGACAAGAAACAGGACAACTGGAGGgacttatgctgcattcacgccacCGCATAATTACCAtaatcttgagatgacaacacgtgacgttatattcggagctgttcacgtcctcggactgggaattatgcatttctatgtcACCACTACCAACAcctaaatgaatctacagcgGTCAGGAAGTACAGCGGCCATGTGGTAAAcgtgggagctttcagaaaactcctAGCTTACTGTACAGTAATTATACACAAGGATAACAAACTAAACATGAACAGGTGGGAGTACTTAATCAATAACCACAGTAACAAACAAAGAGTGGGAAAATGAAACAAAGGAAACAACgataagcataataaaagtcctgaaaatgaaatcaaaacacATCAAACAAAGTATAATGACAAAATCGGGCATTctgtgttttccttttttttgtcAGTGTACGTTACGTAATCAATATTCTCTTCAAAAGACCTTAATGTTTACTGTgatggatttttaaaatatattttctgttatggataaaaaataaattaattaaaaaaaaacaccagaaaaaataaataaatcccaCAATAAATTCTGCAGTCGGTAAACCTAGCCAGTATGTATTCTGCACATTAACAGTGGTGTGAAGCGAAAATactctttaaacaaaattgtttattttttttttcttatttttttttaactggaaACCATGATTTTCAATTAGACCaatataaaaatgcactttaaagaaatacagtcagtgtgccaaatttcacctCTTTTTATAATACAGTTCCAGGGGCTGCcataggctaataataataataataataataatattgactCGATTGGTACATTGCCTCACATTTAGGCTACTTTAGAAAATGTAAGTACTGGTTGTCTGTGCAAATCCCCCTGCTCAAAGaatgcaaataaaatgatttaaaaaaaaccataaaaactaatttttgaCTCACCCTCAGCTAGTGGACAGAGGCGATGCCAACATGTAATGCCCCCTTCCTGTGTGTACTGTCCCATAGCCGTCTCTAGCAGGAACAGAGGCACCCCACAGGTAACAACAAACACCAGGTAGGGTATCAAGaatgcccctgagaacacaacagtacaataaaacattattaaaaaacaacattattagCAAACAACAATTGTGTATTTAGGCTGCCACATACCTCCTCCATTCTTGTAGCAGAGGTAAGGAAACCTCCACACGTTACCCAGACCAATCACAATCCCTGCCACAGCTAAAATAAACTCTGCTTTACTGCCCCAGTTCCCTCTCTCCTCTATTTGTCCTTTGATTCTAGGCATACCGTCACACCGTTCTGACCAGGTCACTCTGATCCTGCTGTCTAGACTGCTGTAATTTCACAGtgagattgttttaaattctgcttaacatttattaaaatgtatcaaGCTATTCATTGACCGAAAAGCTGAAATGCCGAAATGACAACCAAAGTACAAAATAAGTAATGGTGCGAATCTAAAGCAGATGCAGTTCATCATGATATATGATATGCCTCAGGcaaaatttgcatttcaaattttagttttgaagaaaattgttaaaatgtgcaaaaacctatacattgtaaaaaaataaatccgtAAAATAATGGAAAAAGTACTGGCAGCTCATTATCTGTTCATTATCTGGTAATTTTACGGACATTTCCGTTAACCCAACTCGAAgtgcaaaattcaaaatacagataaaaacctgtaaaaaataaatatggaaaatTCTGCTAATTAATTTAgtacattgtgccctattttttaacagtttttttttttttttttttttgagtgtagcaTTCAGTCTAGGAGTACATAGTGTGCAATTGGACCCATATAATCCACACTAGGATCATAAGGGGCCCCACAACAAACTTAAAAATGCATGGCAattttcagtttgaaaataCTGTATAAGTAAATCATTATGCAGCCCTTCTGTTCATTGCTACATATTGGTATTATGgttattttctctcttttgtcGTTTGTAAGGAGGTTTCAGATCCCATTCAACTGTCTCAATTAAGTTGACACCCCCCAGGTCTTAGTGCATCGTGTCGCCTTcttgagcatcagtgaatgtttgcattttttgtaatagttgtgtaTGAGTACCTTAATGGACTGCATGAATGATCGCTTCTGCCTTTTCCCTCAGTGGTCACCACAACTTCCAGTGCAGCATGGTTCATGGAAATTCTGAAAAAATCAagcacaaaattacattttgaggAAGTTTCCCACAACAAGACAAAGCAATATTGATACAATCCACCTTTTCCAGCTAGATTTTAGCTGAAATATGTAAACAGACGACAGacgatggatctcaaaatcacaCAGCTACTGTCGGAAAAGGTTtgaaatatgcagaagatgatGGGAAACCAAAGAATGTCCAGGACCTGGAGTGGTaagtctacactgtaaaaaatgaatgtgattttaacagtaaaatattgtaaaaacgctacagaaaaaaattgtaaataggttaacagtaagttcccgtactatatacagggaaaaactgtaaaagctcttaccagacattttatgtaattttcacagtaaaatgctgtaaaaaagaacaaatcaatgtataatttacagtcaaaaactgtaaactgatattcccacaattccctgtgtgacactccacatttgaaagtattttgtttaaaaaatcatgtttcttaatagtttttgttatcagttatgtacattagggttttatgttacatcttctgttgtttaatgaatgtttattgcattatgtaagtgttgtgggttaccatgatggtgttttgcatttgcgtgaatgactctttgcaccctctttacattagtatatacttGATTAGTAagaactctgattcttcatgtggctttctcttttaccacctgcattattatggtggttgtcagtatatgttaaaggtacaaaacagattttagtagtagtgtgcattgttgaatttacttgtttacattcaaattctcttgtttgtaaattacagttttatactgtaaaattgacagtttgttctgtaagtgtgtttacagtttttctgtattttttacaaaattattctggcaaccacagctgccaaaattattttgtaaaaactacggaatattttttacagtgtagtattTCTGGCCTAGATGAATGCCTTTGTCACCCATAACAGGATCAAACTGTCGACATTAATTCTAGCTATGGTATTTTGACTGAAATTATAATTTActaaagataaataaaataaattttggttaGCACAGCTTGTTAATAAAGATGTTATTAGTCCAATCTAAAAGACAATAAACATCTTCAGAGTCTAAAATGAACACTCACTAAGTGCCAAAGGCAAGTAAAACTGGCTTGAGCAAGTACATTTATTGACTGGTAACATTTTTGAAATTGCAGTATAAAGCAAGGTTCAATGTTTTGTAGTCACAATACGAAGTCAGCATTTGGGGACGTTCTGCGTCAGGCTGTGCAATGTCAGCTTCCATTTAATTTCAAAACAGTATTATAACCATCTAGACATGCATGCAACAGATCCACAAAAATGCACCCTGGAATCCAGAAATATTTGCAACAACTGCGCACATCCACAATAACCTCCCCATCTAGGCTCCCCACAGTGATTCTCAGCCATTTCCACCTCTGGTTACACCACAATGAACACAGTGACCTTATTTTGAGTCTGAACAAATGTTCCGAAGGATGGAGTGACATTAACAATATGTTCATGTCAGCAGATAAAACTACTGTTGCTCTTTTTGTGGGGGAAAACATGGGAATAGTTATAATGTAAAAGGATGTACAGAACACAGTGTCTTGGGAAGTTAACCCAGGGAAATATTAACTAGATTACAGGTGATAATTCATTCGAAAAAGTTTACAcgaatttcattaaaaaaacatgccTGTGGTGACATATTTGCAAAAGGCTTTTTAAGATAAACAACAGTGAAAACAGTGGAAAAATACTTGTGACAGTTCTTTGAGCACAAGaacaatgatcaaaacatagatcgAGTAGATCCAAACTAAAGTCTTTAGTTTGTGGGTTCGACATTTCATTCGGTAAGATTAGGCAGTTTAGTTGAGACCAGGGTAAGATGAGAAACTTTTAACCTGATTTTGGTTAGTCAGATGGGGTTTGTATCTTTACATCATGGGATAAGATGTGACAATGAATGCTTAAACATTACTTTAATTTTCTCtgattttactttaattttctAAACATACTTGCTAAACTACATTTTCATTGTTGTGATTTTAATACACACCTTCAAACAGTTTGACAGAACTGAAGTATTATATGTTGTTTGAATCTTGATTAGTTCTGGTGAGGGTGAGCCTCATTTAAAAAACTTTATCACaaagtaatttgttttaataacaatatttaaaatatatgtaaaatttaCAGACTCCAGGCTGGGAATACATTCTTTTAGCCAACTGTTTTCCTGGGGGGTGTGCTAGGCAAACTGCATCATCTGCATAGCAATGGTACTGCTTTATAGTGATCTAAACATGATCACCACCATTTATGTGCACAAAATCTATTGTGTCTACTCTCAGCGAAATATATTTGTGTCATGCTGCAATGTAGTTTCAAGGTACAAGATGAAGGTGTAGAAATCAAGGAAACTTTAATTTAAATCCACCAACTGAAATCCAGGAATTCACAGGAGAAAACAGTACTACATAACaactaatgctgccttcacatgctatagGAAATtggataattcccacttctgaagtcatgaTTATGAGCTTATCGCATTGAAGTTTCGACATGAGAGGCTGTTCATGTGTAAtttttttacctaggaaactagtatttatgataattccaagagcatgtgaaggcagcataaaacACGACTAATACCAGAACAAAGATTAAGGAGAAATAGAGAGTATAAATACAGACACCGAACGAGGGAACTTAATACACACCTGAACTGAGTACTTACATCAATGTGTAACCATGGTAGCAAACAGATAGGGAACGGAAGAGAACAGAACCAGTTAACCTACTTGAGAACTAACCATGAAACCCAGGCatgaacagagaaaaaaaacaaaaaaacaaaaaaacagattacaaaacaaactcaaaacatgACAATTAAGTATAGTTTATTAAAACTTATGTGATATGTTTGTGATAGTTGTTAGTAATATGTCTCTTATGATAAAGACACTGGCTGTTTGTTgtcttcatcttttttttttttttaaatagagaaGCTTTAACACATTAGACATATGCTGTTTTTGGCACTAAAGACTAAATCtctttaaccctttaaaactggATGTGTCGTCGGCGACACATCCAACCAAGCTGTATTCATGTTACCGTAACTCTTGAACCGTTTGCGCCATCGTAATAATTGCTACAGATAGTAGAcaatgtcacgatcactgtctgttcctggactccatttcccataatcctcccttccaatcacctgcacactccacaccaatcaccaagtgccacacacacctgcaaatcattacctggactataaaagacacacacacacacacacccttggcgaagtcttgatttgccttggtgatcatttctgagcgtttttctgtggactgtttacctgttatcgattggactgtttattccctgcgaccctttgctgccgaccctgatctttgcctgtttcctggactgtgaatgttttgctgcctgccctgatccttgcctgtaccctgattctgtttgtctgccgcctgcctcgaccattgcctgttactgtttttgcctctgcctttgccctgtctactctgtaagtacttttaataaactagctgcaaatggatccacattctgtcgacccatcattacagaagacttcgccatcaaacgatccagcagCTTCTACAAGCGCTTCCAGCCTTAGCATGGACCCAGCAATACGCCTCGTCCGCCTTCGGCAAGGTAATTGTACACTCGAGGACCACATTCAGAAGTTTTTAGACATTGCCTATTTCTCTGACCTGCCTGACTGtgccctcattgacttctttggctatggattaaacgaaccattgaaggactacttacttattaatggtccccgagggtcgttcgtggaatttctggactttgccctgcttactgttggttcactttttactgtgggtgtcgcggaggaacgcgacacctcgtccccccatgtaatggctgcctctaaagagagcctgcacaaaatggcggccacaacatcatcacatcatgtctccgctgatcttccagagccaagtcaagtctccgttgatcctctagaattacatcacgtctctggatctgtttgggagcggagtgggttgcgttccagtgtggctgatccagcGCTGACTTCagtacgagcggctggcattcctaagcctccgccggttgctacgcactcaagctcgccggttgcgacgcactcaagctcgccggttgcgacgcactcaagctcgccggttgcgacgcactcaagctcgccggttgcgacgcactcaagctcgccggttgcgacgcactcaaattctctggatgctatggacaagatggccgctttgccagtgcccacgggcaagatggccgccccgccagtgtctgggaacataggggtcgttccagccagtgagtccactccagaaccagctccagtccgcgagtccgctccaacccgtgagcccgctgcagcgcccaccgaggaggtaggcacagagccaccgcctcaactATGCAcatggaggaggaggaggaagaaggcttcctccagccctcaaggcccggaggccttcccagagcccgctgtaggcccggaggccgtcccagagcagccctctgccgtcccagagcagcccgctgccgtcccagagcagcccgctgccgtcccagagcagcccgctgccgtcccagagcaatccgctcttcctgatacaGCCACGGAGGCCGGcaccgagctcctcgccctgccggcgccacccgagctcttcgccctgccggcgccacccgagctcttcgccctgccggcgccacccgagctcctcgccctgccggcgccacccgagctcctcgccctgccggcgccacccgagatccttacccacgaaaccgccacggcctccgttgaattccccaagaactttttgggggggggccatatacctgagggtggggagcttgtgggtggggaccctgcacggccgcgatcatcagcggcctccgaattgcttgagcttgcgggtggggaccttacacgcccacggccttcaaccgcctgtgaactgctgtggccagctacggaccctgacctgccgtggtcgcccaagccacctgacccgccgtggctgcccgtggcacctgacccgccgtggctgcccgtggcacctgacccgccgtggctgcccgtggcacctgacccgccgtggctgcccgtggcacctgaccccccgtggctgcccgtggcacctgaccccccgtggctgcccgagttcctggacctgcattggagaccccgttcccgtctgccaacaggtctccaatgcacccaccccccctccctatctgggccatttacgccgcgaggacgcgccttccggaagggggcgttatgtcacgatcactgtctgttcctggactccatttcccataatcctcccttccaatcacctgcacactccacaccaatcaccaagtgccacacacacctgcaaatcattacctggactataaaagacacacacacacacacacccttggcgaagtcttgatttgccttggtgatcatttctgagcgtttttctgtggactgtttacctgttatcgattggactgtttattccctgcgaccctttgctgccgaccctgatctttgcctgtttcctggactgtgaatgttttgctgcctgccctgatccttgcctgtaccctgattctgtttgtctgccgcctgcctcgaccattgcctgttactgtttttgcctctgcctttgccctgtctactctgtaagtacttttaataaactagctgcaaatggatccacattctgtcgacccatcattacagacaACATGGGCTTTTCGGCAATATAAGGGTTATTACGGTAATTTCGTTCCTTCCGTCAGCAAATGGCAGCCGCTTTCGGGGAGAGCGGGTGGAAGGAGGATTTGAACGTAGAGATATGGAGCGCGGCAGTTTAGGGAGTTTTGGATCGCATAAATAAtagaagaaacaaacaaaaacatggcgAAGGAGTACACAGTCAATTGGGATGATTTTTTATAAGACTTGGGAGGAGGCTAAGTGAGACTCGCATTTCGCATTTGGTGTGTGCATCTGTATAATGTGTCCGTGCGGTAAATGTATGCGTGCTGATGCGTGCATATGTAGTATTTAGGTTCTAAAGGGTTAATATATGTCCCAAAGCAATGCCAGGAAACTTGATGCCCTGAACCTTGAACTGGATATTCACCAGAGACACAACCCGCTTGAACTGATCAATCACAACAAGTATCTCTTTTCCAGGCAAAATCCCTCTCAAAGGCATTAAATCCATACCAAATCTTGGGAAATTATCTAAAAGAAACCCTATCGGGCTCCAGAGGCCTAATACCAAGTAACACAGAATGAGATAAACCAAACGCATGCCATGGGAATAATGCTATGGGATTTATTCTGAGTGCCTCGTAGATGCCTGAGGTTCATCCAGGCACCCTGTGGAGAAAAGTAATTTCAGCCGATTGTAGTCATGATCTCGTTCTTTTTGTCACTATCCAAAGTTCATCACCATAGGTGAGAGTCGGAACATAGATCAATTGGTAAATTTTCTGAGGGGATTTTATTTTCCCCTCAGGCTCAGTTCCCTTTTCACCACGATGGTCTGGTACAATGACTGCATTATAGATACTGCTGCACTGATCCACCTAGCAAGTTCCATTTAGGGAAGCAACATGCTCTTTACCTGAAGTAGGCAATCCATCTTTTTCTGGCTGAGAATCATCGTCATCCCCCCAGTTCACACTCGGCTGCAAACTACTTATGCAAGTGAACAGTACCACAAGAGGTTCCCAGGGAACCGGGACCGAATCTGCATCGGTTGTCCCCTATAGAAAGATCAAGGAGAGAGAGACTCTGCCCAGAAAAGGGGTATATTGGGGCCCTCTCCTGGAGCCAGGCCTGGGAGAATAGCTTGAAGGAGAATGTCTAGCCCATGGGCCCCAGTTGGGCTAAACCTGAGCAAACAACATAGGGCCATCTACTCACAACTTTAGGGGACCGATGCAATGCACAATAGGTGGCATGTAGAGAAGGGGGGGCCCCATGTGGACAGGAGCCAGGTTGGCAGTCAGTTAAGAGGACTTCTGAAATGaattgatgcatttgtgtaagacaaatatccttatttaaaactttataaagtaaaataacgagcttccgacACGACAGCCATATGCATTCGACTTGCGTCTAAAAAGTgttacacaatgacatgacgttGTACACTATGTCCTATGTTACAACGCATAgtacgtcatgtcattgtgtactacgtcgcGGAAGGTAGCGCTTTTTAGACATATGTCGAATGCGTATGGCAAATGAGTGCCATACATGGGGTAAATacatgagtaaattatggggtaattttcatttttgggtgaaataaccctttaagctttcaGACCCTGACAGAATTATTTACAAATTACAGTTGGGTTGGTTAAGTTGGGATTGGTATAAAAAACTGCAGAACACTGGCCCTACAGGACAAGAGTTGAAGAGCCCTGCTCTATGGAGTTCAGCTGCTGGATCTATCATAGGGTCATGTCTTCTATAATGAAGAATCATCTGTAATGAGTTTTAGATAGCAAGGGTAGGATCTAAATGCAAtgtatttaatgaaaaaataatcacaAGGGTACAAGGAACTCAGGAACAAGAAACGAAACAAGAACTAAGACTAAAACCAAGAACTAAGACCCATAAACTAGACCCAGATGGACCAAACCTGACAATGAACAGGAAACAATGAAACATGAGGGCTAAATACACAAGGAT from Ctenopharyngodon idella isolate HZGC_01 chromosome 18, HZGC01, whole genome shotgun sequence encodes:
- the si:ch211-132b12.2 gene encoding sodium- and chloride-dependent GABA transporter 3 isoform X3, producing MPRIKGQIEERGNWGSKAEFILAVAGIVIGLGNVWRFPYLCYKNGGGAFLIPYLVFVVTCGVPLFLLETAMGQYTQEGGITCWHRLCPLAEGIGYAGQLIVLYSCMHYIIILAWAFFYLIFSFSSQLPWDSCDNTWNTDDCVNLAAKNLTLNWTTLINSTSAVTEFWKHRVLALSGGIEEIGKINWEILLCLIAVWIICYFCVWKGIKSTGKVVYFTATFPYVMLLVLLIRGLTLPGALQGVVFYLYPEPARLADPQVWMEAGAQIFFSYSLGTASLTVLGSYNKYNNNCYRDSLWLCLLNSSTSVVAGFAVFSVLGFMAQKQGVPIEEVAESGPGLAFIAYPQAVAMMPFPQLWAVCFFIMIILLGLDTQFVAMEVFMTSVMDLYPMVLRKAGRREIFLLLFCLVCFFSQLIMVTEVSFVCSMVKYKPLTFNRWYVYPDWAYALGWLLALSSILLVPGWALIRLFTEKGSLKQRWHHLCSPDTNLPFICKQQADTQEKTFITEMEDLVKRNTN
- the si:ch211-132b12.2 gene encoding sodium- and chloride-dependent GABA transporter 2 isoform X1: MPRIKGQIEERGNWGSKAEFILAVAGIVIGLGNVWRFPYLCYKNGGGAFLIPYLVFVVTCGVPLFLLETAMGQYTQEGGITCWHRLCPLAEGIGYAGQLIVLYSCMHYIIILAWAFFYLIFSFSSQLPWDSCDNTWNTDDCVNLAAKNLTLNWTTLINSTSAVTEFWKHRVLALSGGIEEIGKINWEILLCLIAVWIICYFCVWKGIKSTGKVVYFTATFPYVMLLVLLIRGLTLPGALQGVVFYLYPEPARLADPQVWMEAGAQIFFSYSLGTASLTVLGSYNKYNNNCYRDSLWLCLLNSSTSVVAGFAVFSVLGFMAQKQGVPIEEVAESGPGLAFIAYPQAVAMMPFPQLWAVCFFIMIILLGLDTQFVAMEVFMTSVMDLYPMVLRKAGRREIFLLLFCLVCFFSQLIMVTEGGMYVFQLFDYYACSGACLLFLCVFESLAMGWVFGAERMFDVIEDMTNSRPNYMFMLCWKYLTPLVSLVSFVCSMVKYKPLTFNRWYVYPDWAYALGWLLALSSILLVPGWALIRLFTEKGSLKQRWHHLCSPDTNLPFICKQQADTQEKTFITEMEDLVKRNTN
- the si:ch211-132b12.2 gene encoding sodium- and chloride-dependent GABA transporter 2 isoform X2; the encoded protein is MPRIKGQIEERGNWGSKAEFILAVAGIVIGLGNVWRFPYLCYKNGGGAFLIPYLVFVVTCGVPLFLLETAMGQYTQEGGITCWHRLCPLAEGIGYAGQLIVLYSCMHYIIILAWAFFYLIFSFSSQLPWDSCDNTWNTDDCVNLAAKNLTLNWTTLINSTSAVTEFWKHRVLALSGGIEEIGKINWEILLCLIAVWIICYFCVWKGIKSTGKVVYFTATFPYVMLLVLLIRGLTLPGALQGVVFYLYPEPARLADPQVWMEAGAQIFFSYSLGTASLTVLGSYNKYNNNCYRDSLWLCLLNSSTSVVAGFAVFSVLGFMAQKQGVPIEEVAESGPGLAFIAYPQAVAMMPFPQLWAVCFFIMIILLGLDTQFVAMEVFMTSVMDLYPMVLRKAGRREIFLLLFCLVCFFSQLIMVTEGGMYVFQLFDYYACSGACLLFLCVFESLAMGWVFGAERMFDVIEDMTNSRPNYMFMLCWKYLTPLVSLVSFVCSMVKYKPLTFNRWYVYPDWAYALGWLLALSSILLVPGWALIRLFTEKGSLKQEHF